Proteins encoded by one window of Synergistaceae bacterium:
- the smpB gene encoding SsrA-binding protein SmpB, translating into MPEDKTVAQNRKARHEYFIVESFETGIVLSGTEIKSVRAGQVNIKDGFARVEKGELWLYNVHISPYKMGSYYNKDPMRVRKLLVHRSEIRKLVSKTQEKGLTLIPLKIYIKEGKYAKCELAIAKGKKLYDKRDSDAEKDAARRIDRAIRQEIRGER; encoded by the coding sequence ATGCCCGAAGACAAAACAGTGGCTCAAAACAGAAAAGCCCGCCATGAATATTTTATAGTTGAATCCTTCGAAACTGGCATTGTACTCTCTGGCACAGAAATAAAATCAGTCAGAGCAGGTCAAGTAAACATTAAAGATGGATTTGCGAGAGTGGAAAAAGGAGAGCTGTGGCTTTACAACGTCCATATATCACCGTACAAAATGGGTTCCTATTATAATAAAGACCCAATGAGAGTACGCAAACTTCTTGTTCACAGATCCGAAATAAGAAAATTAGTTTCGAAAACTCAGGAAAAAGGGCTCACTCTCATTCCGTTAAAGATTTACATAAAAGAGGGCAAATATGCCAAATGTGAGCTTGCCATAGCAAAAGGCAAGAAACTTTACGATAAACGCGACAGCGATGCAGAAAAAGATGCCGCACGCAGAATAGATAGAGCAATTCGCCAGGAAATACGCGGCGAAAGATAA
- a CDS encoding threonylcarbamoyl-AMP synthase, producing the protein MEDKLKNIFAQTTECELSLYREAAELIKSGELVAFPTETVYGLGANALDEEAVKNIFIAKGRPSDNPLILHVSSREMAERLVHLNERAEKLMAEFWPGPLSLVLTAKDIVPLSTRGGLSTAAIRMPDNRIALEIIRLSDLPIAAPSANKSGRPSPTDARTVRTDLGEKVKMIIDGGRTDVGVESTVLDITGEHPILLRPGAISKEEIEKLLGTEVFYTEEESIKRRSPGTRYRHYAPKIPLLLAELGKLPKEVQSKKWTWIGISEPSVEPNIKIIFKDNKEYAKELFRVLREVEEKDIELIVAEIPEQNGIGIALSDRLKRASES; encoded by the coding sequence ATGGAAGATAAATTAAAAAATATCTTCGCTCAAACAACTGAGTGCGAGCTTTCTCTCTATCGTGAAGCGGCAGAACTGATAAAATCTGGAGAACTGGTCGCGTTCCCGACAGAAACAGTGTATGGACTTGGGGCAAATGCGCTTGACGAGGAAGCCGTAAAAAACATATTCATCGCAAAGGGCCGCCCCTCAGACAATCCTCTTATACTGCACGTGTCGAGTCGCGAGATGGCAGAGAGATTAGTCCATTTAAATGAAAGAGCCGAAAAACTTATGGCGGAATTTTGGCCAGGACCTCTTTCGCTAGTTCTCACCGCAAAAGACATAGTTCCTCTGTCAACAAGAGGAGGTCTTTCTACGGCAGCAATCAGAATGCCGGACAACAGAATAGCACTTGAGATAATACGCCTCTCAGATCTTCCAATAGCGGCACCAAGTGCAAACAAAAGTGGACGTCCCAGCCCTACTGACGCAAGAACCGTCAGGACAGACTTAGGCGAAAAAGTAAAAATGATAATAGACGGAGGCAGAACGGACGTGGGAGTCGAGTCCACTGTCTTGGATATAACAGGGGAGCACCCCATCCTCTTACGCCCCGGCGCCATCTCAAAAGAAGAGATAGAAAAACTTTTGGGAACAGAAGTCTTTTACACAGAAGAAGAATCTATCAAACGTCGTTCACCCGGCACCAGATATCGGCATTACGCTCCAAAAATACCTTTATTACTGGCGGAATTAGGCAAGTTGCCGAAAGAAGTTCAGAGTAAAAAATGGACATGGATTGGAATATCTGAACCATCAGTTGAACCTAACATAAAAATAATCTTTAAAGATAATAAGGAGTACGCAAAAGAGCTCTTCAGGGTACTAAGAGAAGTGGAAGAGAAAGATATCGAGCTCATTGTCGCAGAAATACCGGAGCAGAACGGGATAGGCATCGCCCTTTCAGATAGGCTCAAAAGAGCCTCTGAAAGTTGA